Proteins found in one Streptomyces sp. NBC_00461 genomic segment:
- a CDS encoding class I SAM-dependent methyltransferase, which yields MTPTLVRQHLSQAGETPRVDLCARARDWSEIQERMLVPLYEAVYERLEVGPGTRLLGLGCGSGLALLMAASRGAAVTGVDHSSPERLALARERLLPDAWGTRVRAETRLVDGSPEDAGAAGGAETSAYGLVTAFEPIGCLAGDAEGLGGLLQAAAPLVERGAPVVLAGWGPPERCATSSVLRVATRLADPLRSAGSWRPALRDDLEEVAQRAGLKPDGSGRVACPFGYADMDSAVRGLLSTGLFDAAISVTDQAQVDKELTEALHPYLRTDRTVWMPNVFRYLVARTP from the coding sequence ATGACACCTACGCTCGTGCGGCAGCACCTGTCTCAGGCGGGCGAGACACCCCGCGTGGATCTGTGTGCACGCGCGCGTGACTGGTCCGAGATCCAGGAGCGGATGCTGGTCCCGCTCTACGAGGCCGTCTACGAGCGACTGGAGGTGGGCCCCGGCACCCGGCTGCTGGGCCTCGGCTGCGGCAGCGGACTGGCCCTCCTCATGGCGGCGTCCAGGGGGGCCGCGGTCACCGGTGTCGACCACTCCTCCCCCGAGCGGCTCGCGCTCGCGCGGGAGCGGCTGCTGCCGGACGCGTGGGGCACGCGCGTGCGTGCGGAAACCCGGCTCGTGGACGGTTCGCCCGAGGACGCCGGGGCCGCGGGCGGTGCGGAGACGTCCGCGTACGGCCTGGTGACCGCCTTCGAGCCCATCGGGTGTCTGGCGGGCGACGCGGAGGGGCTCGGTGGGCTCTTGCAGGCGGCGGCACCGCTCGTCGAGCGCGGGGCGCCCGTGGTGCTGGCCGGCTGGGGTCCGCCGGAACGCTGCGCCACGTCGTCCGTGCTGCGGGTGGCCACCAGGTTGGCGGATCCACTGCGCAGCGCGGGCAGTTGGCGCCCCGCCCTCCGCGACGACCTGGAGGAGGTGGCCCAGCGGGCGGGGCTGAAGCCCGACGGATCCGGACGGGTCGCGTGTCCCTTCGGGTACGCGGACATGGACAGTGCGGTTCGAGGGCTGCTGTCGACGGGCCTGTTCGACGCGGCGATCTCCGTGACGGACCAGGCACAGGTGGACAAGGAGCTGACGGAGGCCCTGCAT